A genome region from Lucilia cuprina isolate Lc7/37 chromosome 3, ASM2204524v1, whole genome shotgun sequence includes the following:
- the LOC124419155 gene encoding uncharacterized protein LOC124419155 isoform X3: MKTKSLYFCVLAFVLCFTTVTAQQECRMYRTFIRRGQRVCQRLCLPSPQIRCYTSRFGERMFLCPSDCCRVRNTCRPPLIV, encoded by the exons ATGAAGACAAAGTCACTGTATTTCTGCGTCCTAGCATTCGTTTTATGTTTTACTACTGTTACGG CTCAACAAGAATGTCGCATGTATAGAACTTTTATACGTCGGGGTCAGAGAGTATGTCAACGTTTATGTTTGCCTTCACCTCAAATAAGATGTTATACTTCTAGATTTGGCGAACGAATGTTTCTTTGTCCTTCAGATTGTTGTCGTGTGCGCAATACATGCAGACCcccattaattgtttaa
- the LOC124419154 gene encoding allergen Api m 6.03 / Api m 6.04-like isoform X2, whose protein sequence is MNIYLHLIFIFYLLLNSIITIQTQAAQCPANELYYTDPSPMCDVNCQNLQRRCPITSIRPVAGCYCRPNYARNLQQRCIPRQLCGGVLKN, encoded by the exons atgaatatatatttgcatttaatattcatattttatttattactaaattcCATAATTACAATACAGACACAGGCTG CTCAATGTCCTGCTAATGAATTATACTATACTGATCCCTCACCTATGTGTGATGTTAATTGTCAGAATTTACAACGTCGTTGTCCTATAACATCAATACGTCCAGTGGCTGGTTGTTATTGTCGACCAAATTATGCTCGTAATTTACAACAAAGATGTATACCGCGTCAGCTGTGTGGTggagttttaaaaaa ttaa
- the LOC111678222 gene encoding venom peptide CtAPI-like isoform X2 — MIKYCVIIFWCFAISLVIVQADETCPRGKNEIFLTLGPNCDRECANLNKPCAKEGEPHRTGCFCRNGFARDDEGICVPIVFCSRINSNQL, encoded by the exons atgataaaatattgtgtaataatATTTTGGTGTTTTGCTATTTCCCTAGTAATTGTTCAGG cTGATGAAACATGTCCGCGtggtaaaaatgaaatatttcttaCATTGGGTCCCAATTGTGATCGTGAATGTGCTAATTTGAATAAACCTTGTGCAAAAGAAGGTGAACCACATCGTACAGGTTGCTTTTGTCGCAATGGATTTGCCCGAGATGATGAGGGAATTTGTGTACCGATTGTGTTTTGTTCCAGAATAAATTCAAATCAATTGTAG
- the LOC124419155 gene encoding uncharacterized protein LOC124419155 isoform X2 codes for MKTKSLYFCVLAFVLCFTTVTAQRECRMYTTYIRRGQRVCQRLCLRSPQIRCHTSRFGERISLCPPNCCRVSNTCRPSGSI; via the exons ATGAAGACAAAGTCACTGTATTTCTGCGTCCTAGCATTCGTTTTATGTTTTACTACTGTTACGG CCCAACGAGAATGTCGAATGTATACAACTTATATACGTCGGGGTCAGAGAGTATGTCAACGTCTATGTTTGCGCTCACCTCAAATAAGGTGTCATACTTCAAGATTTGGTGAACGTATATCACTTTGTCCTCCAAATTGTTGTCGTGTTAGTAATACGTGCAGACCTTCAGGAAGTATTTAG
- the LOC111678222 gene encoding venom peptide CtAPI-like isoform X1: protein MIKYCVIIFWCFAISLVIVQEISADETCPRGKNEIFLTLGPNCDRECANLNKPCAKEGEPHRTGCFCRNGFARDDEGICVPIVFCSRINSNQL, encoded by the exons atgataaaatattgtgtaataatATTTTGGTGTTTTGCTATTTCCCTAGTAATTGTTCAGG aaatttcagcTGATGAAACATGTCCGCGtggtaaaaatgaaatatttcttaCATTGGGTCCCAATTGTGATCGTGAATGTGCTAATTTGAATAAACCTTGTGCAAAAGAAGGTGAACCACATCGTACAGGTTGCTTTTGTCGCAATGGATTTGCCCGAGATGATGAGGGAATTTGTGTACCGATTGTGTTTTGTTCCAGAATAAATTCAAATCAATTGTAG
- the LOC111678174 gene encoding protein GPR107 — translation MTKINKMLTKTTLIRKPMTLAKSIFVFLIIAAFLRDHLVEARKHHLEVRTDDRPYIALSTFGFYTNGHLNVNLSKLVLSSETGNEKLGLSLDKTTIDQMNPYLDSHQNKCLLEESWSLQRSGPILFFLFDLKNLQVHVKCSPEWRNQHIYKDSSMFPMYRGKRQSKVHTTQNRLVLGPRRRRDVAPHEGEANGDNMPPVLLNEEQLMDDDDSYEAPAVPSKPTAAAKKVKEEHVIGENPVVEEKTQGSGEKKVESSEKSLNPPTMPAAVMQQAQDYSSKENVQNPFCKNLILPLTRTNVDGVNYYNMSFSMFVGSLREEGLYNLYFHNCENYHGFDKEVSFVVDIEENNNGNYLSAGEMPLPALYLMMSLLFFLSGLFWVFILKKSKHTVYKIHYIMAVLVFLKSLSLMFHSINYHFIETRGEHVEAWAILYYIAHLLKGAVLFITIVLIGTGWTFIKHILSDKDKKIFMVVIPLQVLANVAEIIIEESEESDAEYRTWHNIFIFVDLLCCGAILFPIVWSIRHLHEASATDGKAAINLRKLKLFRQFYIMIVCYIYFTRIIVYLLKMTVAFQYAWLDEMFREMATYVFFVLTGYKFRPTSSHPYFAVDDDDDDGDEVEVLTESGLTHNIHRTKAQNRNAVSNTTIIEGNDEEKENLISKRESSHEYD, via the exons atgacaaaaataaataaaatgttaacaaaaacaactctTATAAGGAAGCCAATGACGTTGGCCAAATCAATATTTGTCTTTTTAATAATTGCGGCTTTTCTACGCGACCATCTAGTGGAGGCACGTAAACATCATTTAGAAGTTCGA accGATGATCGTCCTTATATTGCCTTGTCAACATTTGGTTTCTATACCAATGGCCATTTAAATGTTAATCTTAGCAAATTGGTGTTGTCATCGGAAACGGGTAATGAAAAG TTGGGTTTGTCTTTGGACAAGACTACCATCGATCAAATGAATCCTTATTTGGATTctcatcaaaataaatgtttattggaAGAATCTTGGAGTTTGCAAAGAAGTGGtccaattttattctttttattcgaTTTAAAGAATTTACA agTCCATGTTAAATGCTCACCCGAATGGCGTAATCAACACATCTACAAGGACAGCTCAATGTTTCCCATGTATCGTGGCAAACGACAATCAAAAGTACATACAACTCAAAATAGGCTGGTTTTAGGACCTCGTCGTAGACGTGATGTTGCACCACACGAAGGTGAAGCCAATGGCGACAATATGCCACCAGTTTTACTCAATGAAGAACAACTAATGGATGACGATGATTCGTACGAAGCACCCGCAGTCCCCTCCAAACCAACAGCAGCTGCCAAAAAAGTCAAAGAAGAACATGTTATAGGAGAAAATCCTGTAGTAGAAGAAAAAACTCAAGGAAGCGGTGAAAAGAAAGTTGAATCATCTGAGAAGTCTTTAAACCCACCTACCATGCCAGCTGCTGTAATGCAACAAGCTCAAGATTATTCCTCAaaagaaaatgtacaaaatccattttgtaaaaatttgattCTGCCCTTGACACGGACAAATGTGGATGgtgtaaattattataatatgtcg ttttctatgtTTGTGGGTTCATTGCGTGAAGAAGgtctttataatttatatttccaTAATTGTGAGAACTATCATGGTTTCGATAAAGAAGTTTCATTTGTG GTCGATattgaagaaaataataatggCAACTATTTGTCAGCTGGAGAAATGCCTTTACCCGCTTTATATTTAATGATgtctttattattctttttgtcCGGTCTATTTTGggtatttatcttaaaaaagagcaa ACATACAGTTTACAAAATTCACTATATAATGGcggttttagtatttttaaaatcattgtcATTAATGTTTCATTCAataaattatcattttattGAAACCAGAGGAGAACATGTCGAAGCATGGgccattttatattatattgctCATTT ACTTAAGGGAGCTGTTCTATTTATAACCATCGTTTTAATTGGCACCGGTTGGACATTTATCAAACATATACTATCCGATAAAGATAAGAAAATCTTTATGGTTGTAATACCATTACAG GTTCTAGCAAATGTTGCCGAAATTATTATCGAAGAATCTGAGGAAAGTGATGCTGAATACCGAACCTGGCataatatattcatatttgttGATCTCCTATGTTGTGGTGCCATATTATTCCCGATTGTCTGGTCGATACGTCATTTACATGAAGCCTCAGCCACCGATGGCAAAGCTGCCATTAATTTacgtaaattaaaattattccgCCAATTTTACATAATGATCGTCTGTTATATCTACTTTACAcgtattattgtttatttgcttaaaatgaCGGTGGCCTTTCAATATGCCTGGTTGGATGAAATGTTCCGTGAAATGGCCACATATGTTTTCTTTGTCTTGACGGGCTACAAATTCCGTCCAACATCATCACATCCTTACTTTGCCgtagacgatgatgatgatgacggcGATGAGGTTGAAGTTTTAACCGAATCGGGTCTCACACATAATATACATCGTACTAAGGCACAAAATCGTAATGCTGTGTCGAATACCACCATTATTGAGGGTAATGATGAggaaaaagagaatttaatttCGAAACGAGAATCATCACATGAATATGATTAG
- the LOC124419155 gene encoding uncharacterized protein LOC124419155 isoform X1: MKTKSLYFCVLAFVLCFTTVTAQLGCRMYSVVLRPGQRVCQRMCYPRGGRPNIVCHTARRVEKQYLCHPTCCRFGDRCHQLLYA, translated from the exons ATGAAGACAAAGTCACTGTATTTCTGCGTCCTAGCATTCGTTTTATGTTTTACTACTGTTACGG CACAATTAGGTTGCCGCATGTATAGTGTAGTTTTGCGTCCGGGTCAAAGGGTATGTCAACGTATGTGTTATCCAAGAGGTGGGAGACCTAATATAGTTTGCCATACAGCCAGGCGGGTCGAAAAACAATATCTCTGTCATCCAACTTGTTGTCGCTTTGGTGATAGATGTCATCAACTATTATATGCTTAA
- the LOC124419154 gene encoding allergen Api m 6.03 / Api m 6.04-like isoform X1: MNIYLHLIFIFYLLLNSIITIQTQAAQCPANELYYTDPSPMCDVNCQNLQRRCPITSIRPVAGCYCRPNYARNLQQRCIPRQLCGGVLKKLLF; encoded by the exons atgaatatatatttgcatttaatattcatattttatttattactaaattcCATAATTACAATACAGACACAGGCTG CTCAATGTCCTGCTAATGAATTATACTATACTGATCCCTCACCTATGTGTGATGTTAATTGTCAGAATTTACAACGTCGTTGTCCTATAACATCAATACGTCCAGTGGCTGGTTGTTATTGTCGACCAAATTATGCTCGTAATTTACAACAAAGATGTATACCGCGTCAGCTGTGTGGTggagttttaaaaaagttattattttaa